One window of the Acaryochloris sp. CCMEE 5410 genome contains the following:
- a CDS encoding winged helix-turn-helix domain-containing protein — MPRKLYLEPHFSPDELKSHYRASQDPVESRRWHLLWLVSEQTTLTQAAQVVGLNYDYAREIVREYNHNGAHGLRNRRKDKRPHQSRSLLTQDQCAQLLTRLQTPPADGGLWNGPKVAQVIAQMTGVDKVWPQRGWDYLKRLEQSLQCPRPHHRKGEPEAQAALRNCLSTKQNWSDATLRLRSKFGPLMNIV; from the coding sequence ATGCCAAGAAAACTATATCTCGAACCCCATTTTTCGCCTGACGAGCTGAAGTCTCATTATCGAGCCAGCCAAGACCCAGTAGAATCGCGCCGCTGGCATCTGCTGTGGCTCGTCAGTGAGCAAACAACGCTAACTCAAGCAGCCCAAGTGGTCGGTCTCAACTACGATTACGCTCGAGAAATCGTCAGGGAGTATAACCACAATGGCGCCCATGGGTTACGCAACCGACGCAAAGATAAGCGACCTCATCAATCTCGCAGTCTTCTGACTCAAGACCAATGTGCACAATTGTTGACTCGTCTACAAACCCCACCCGCCGACGGTGGTCTATGGAACGGCCCCAAAGTAGCCCAGGTCATCGCTCAGATGACAGGAGTCGATAAGGTTTGGCCCCAACGCGGTTGGGACTATCTCAAGCGATTGGAGCAGTCCCTGCAATGCCCACGTCCTCACCACCGTAAAGGTGAACCAGAGGCCCAAGCCGCTTTAAGAAACTGCCTGAGTACAAAGCAGAATTGGAGCGACGCTACCCTAAGGCTCAGGTCGAAGTTTGGTCCTTTGATGAACATCGTTTAG
- a CDS encoding IS630 family transposase — MERRYPKAQVEVWSFDEHRLGLKPIIRKIWAPVGQRPIAEVDHRYEWTYLYGFVHPATGNTEWFILPRVNGEWFNQALQSFAQQVGAGKHKQILLVLDGAGWHTCKNLVVPKGIHLKVLPPYSPELQPAERLWRLADEPLANRCFETLDELEDVLEQRCRTLMTMQSDIQALTHYHWWPA, encoded by the coding sequence TTGGAGCGACGCTACCCTAAGGCTCAGGTCGAAGTTTGGTCCTTTGATGAACATCGTTTAGGCCTTAAACCCATTATTCGAAAGATTTGGGCGCCTGTGGGTCAGCGTCCAATTGCTGAGGTGGACCATCGCTATGAATGGACCTATCTGTATGGATTCGTTCATCCCGCAACTGGCAATACCGAATGGTTCATTCTGCCTCGGGTCAATGGAGAATGGTTTAATCAAGCCCTACAAAGCTTTGCTCAGCAAGTTGGAGCGGGAAAGCACAAACAGATTCTTCTCGTTCTCGATGGAGCCGGATGGCATACCTGTAAAAATCTGGTGGTACCTAAAGGCATTCATCTGAAGGTTTTACCCCCCTATTCTCCAGAGCTACAGCCCGCTGAACGGTTGTGGCGGCTAGCGGATGAACCACTGGCCAATCGATGCTTTGAGACCCTGGATGAGTTGGAAGATGTGCTCGAGCAGCGCTGTCGAACTTTAATGACAATGCAATCAGACATTCAAGCTCTCACTCACTACCATTGGTGGCCAGCTTGA
- a CDS encoding ABC transporter ATP-binding protein/permease, giving the protein MERFNLQVLGRFWKIAISYWNSEEKWKARGLLLLVMVLSLGYTGLSVLLNNRRGVMISALSAQDEARFWQTIMIFLGVLVAYAPIFAGYTYLRDRLGLQWRRWLTNRYVDNYFSNRAYYNLNNLHTDIDNPDQRIAEDVKSFTQESLTFLLIIVDSLLGIIAFSSVLWKISSSLVLFLVLYAVLGTVVTVGVFGKGLVRLNFAQLKKEADFRFSLVRIRENAESIAFYRGEQQEADQVKERFMEAFDNFKNLIIWQLNLNVFSNAYEFLPFILPAIVVAPGIFAGELEVGKVSEAQGAFIRIFFSLNLIVARFQELTSFGAGIDRLYTFAESLEQPSQTEEESTESDAEEELTQPTFTVEEGEGLSLVELTLMTPNYQRTLITDLSIALSEGEGLLVKGPSGCGKSSLLRAMAGLWNSGQGTIHRPQPGDILFLPQRPYMIVGSLRDQMIYPNMEIEASDEELKAILQQINLPDLDERFEGFDAVEDWSSVLSLGEQQRLTFARLLLNKPQYAILDEATSALDLSNEASLYQQLQHLETTFLSVGHRSTLTNYHERTLKLAADTTWELSESEKVENAIA; this is encoded by the coding sequence ATGGAACGATTTAATTTGCAGGTTTTAGGGCGATTTTGGAAAATTGCCATTAGCTATTGGAATAGCGAGGAGAAATGGAAAGCCAGGGGATTGCTCCTGCTAGTGATGGTACTTTCTCTGGGGTATACCGGCTTAAGCGTACTTCTCAACAATCGCCGAGGAGTAATGATTTCTGCCCTTTCCGCCCAGGATGAAGCCCGATTTTGGCAAACCATTATGATTTTTCTGGGGGTGCTGGTGGCTTATGCACCTATTTTTGCAGGTTATACCTATTTGCGCGATCGCTTAGGGTTACAGTGGCGACGCTGGCTGACGAATCGCTACGTGGATAACTACTTTAGCAATCGCGCCTACTACAATCTCAACAACCTCCATACAGATATCGATAACCCGGACCAGCGAATTGCCGAAGATGTTAAAAGTTTTACCCAAGAATCCCTGACCTTTCTGCTGATTATTGTGGATTCCCTCTTGGGGATTATTGCCTTTAGCAGCGTGCTATGGAAGATTTCCTCTTCCTTAGTGTTGTTTTTGGTGCTCTATGCCGTCCTGGGTACCGTGGTGACGGTGGGGGTCTTTGGAAAAGGACTCGTCAGGCTCAATTTTGCCCAACTGAAAAAGGAAGCCGATTTCCGGTTTAGCCTGGTACGTATTCGCGAAAACGCTGAATCCATTGCCTTTTATCGGGGAGAACAGCAGGAAGCCGATCAGGTGAAAGAGCGGTTTATGGAAGCCTTTGATAATTTCAAGAACCTGATTATTTGGCAGTTGAATTTGAATGTGTTTTCCAATGCCTATGAGTTTTTGCCCTTTATCCTACCTGCCATTGTCGTCGCCCCTGGCATCTTTGCGGGTGAGCTAGAGGTGGGTAAAGTCTCCGAAGCCCAAGGCGCGTTTATTCGGATCTTCTTTTCGTTGAATTTGATTGTGGCCCGTTTCCAAGAGTTAACCTCCTTTGGGGCAGGCATCGACCGTCTCTATACCTTTGCTGAAAGTTTGGAACAGCCGAGCCAGACGGAAGAGGAATCGACAGAGTCTGATGCGGAAGAAGAACTCACCCAGCCCACTTTTACCGTAGAGGAAGGGGAAGGCTTATCTCTAGTTGAACTAACCCTGATGACCCCCAATTATCAGAGGACTTTAATTACCGATCTCTCTATAGCGTTGTCTGAAGGCGAAGGGCTGTTGGTCAAAGGGCCAAGTGGATGTGGCAAGAGTTCCTTACTGCGAGCGATGGCCGGGTTATGGAATTCGGGCCAAGGTACCATCCACCGTCCTCAACCTGGTGATATCCTTTTCCTACCTCAACGACCCTATATGATTGTGGGCAGTCTCCGGGATCAGATGATTTATCCCAATATGGAGATTGAGGCCAGTGACGAAGAACTCAAGGCCATTTTGCAGCAGATTAATCTACCGGACTTAGATGAACGGTTTGAGGGATTTGATGCGGTAGAAGATTGGTCTTCGGTGTTGTCGTTGGGTGAACAGCAGCGGCTCACCTTTGCTCGGCTGTTACTGAATAAGCCCCAATATGCCATTCTCGATGAGGCTACGAGTGCTTTGGATTTGAGTAATGAAGCTTCTCTCTATCAGCAGTTACAGCATCTGGAAACCACCTTTTTGAGTGTAGGCCACCGATCAACGTTAACGAACTACCACGAGCGCACCTTAAAGTTAGCAGCAGATACGACTTGGGAGTTGTCTGAGTCTGAGAAAGTGGAGAATGCGATCGCATAA
- a CDS encoding inositol monophosphatase family protein — protein sequence MSNSPTPRQILETLLPPLRLAAAYSKNIQSVIAARPEKTNQHNHFGAALSDADLSIQTLVEVALLGAYPQIRFYGEEYEKTANTKYFRAIDLGPEGDYLVTLDPIDGTRFYLDGHDNYQIIVGVLNQDEYEAVLAISPAQDCYYYALRGMGTFSGPLNASLDQCQKLQIENPKPLIYLGWGLSDQIPDVGPDYQINDLKTAYSDEQFAPNINAILKGELAGAILESGKFIDGAAIAFLAQEAGCMITTLTGEPMPPLHTSQNYQRPGLIVATSATVHQDLLQVVAKTLLVSAG from the coding sequence ATGTCTAACTCACCCACGCCTCGGCAGATCCTAGAAACATTACTGCCGCCCTTAAGATTAGCCGCTGCCTATTCCAAAAATATTCAGTCCGTCATTGCGGCTCGCCCGGAAAAAACGAATCAGCACAATCACTTTGGTGCGGCCTTATCGGATGCCGATCTGTCCATTCAAACCTTAGTAGAAGTGGCCCTGTTGGGAGCTTATCCTCAAATCCGCTTCTACGGGGAAGAGTATGAAAAAACAGCTAATACCAAATATTTCCGAGCCATTGATTTAGGACCGGAGGGAGATTATTTAGTCACCCTCGACCCCATTGATGGCACTCGTTTTTACCTGGATGGCCATGATAACTACCAGATTATTGTGGGTGTCCTTAATCAGGATGAGTACGAAGCCGTATTAGCCATTTCTCCGGCCCAAGATTGCTATTACTATGCTCTGCGAGGCATGGGTACGTTTTCTGGTCCACTCAATGCCTCTCTGGACCAGTGCCAGAAGCTACAGATAGAGAACCCTAAACCCCTAATCTATTTGGGTTGGGGACTGTCGGATCAGATTCCCGATGTTGGTCCTGACTACCAAATCAACGACTTAAAAACGGCCTATTCCGACGAGCAGTTTGCCCCCAATATCAACGCTATCCTCAAGGGAGAGCTAGCAGGGGCGATTTTGGAATCGGGAAAATTTATTGACGGGGCTGCCATTGCTTTCCTAGCCCAAGAAGCAGGCTGTATGATCACCACCTTAACGGGAGAGCCGATGCCCCCCTTACATACCAGCCAGAATTACCAAAGACCGGGCCTGATTGTGGCAACTTCGGCGACTGTTCATCAGGATCTATTGCAGGTGGTTGCCAAAACTTTACTGGTGTCAGCGGGTTAG
- a CDS encoding DUF6765 family protein — MQIDFHNGVTYIVARLAGFDHPEADVIAHCAQYVDDATNSGLIRFNNGTVFNHISSAHKLLDYRNFRQLANYQVWIPFHFLPGNEGLAAHQNPNGTFINKLICRPNSHVAQDMLRECIQLHQTHHGLYRLGIAMHVYADTWAHQGFAGVNHQVNEATKLIDARGNLDRKFTKKVKAYFKKNLVDNLTGHLLSEVFPLGHGAVLGHPDKPFLKWGYTNGLNEKIIRNNPTDYLEAADHMCQWLRRYRLGDPNALVPGLPAADKAVIAEYLQSITHKDNEVRYRQWLDLINQGRFSFGSAHLSYIHKGIGSWKHNAIGTEAFLDTGEEIFQYYPSFLESHWKRFHEALIAHRSYIVDTLLPQYNIHVGGNKAVKLTR; from the coding sequence ATGCAAATCGATTTCCATAACGGTGTCACCTATATCGTGGCCCGTTTGGCTGGGTTCGATCACCCAGAAGCCGATGTCATTGCCCACTGCGCCCAATATGTCGATGACGCCACAAATTCTGGCTTAATTCGCTTTAACAATGGCACCGTATTTAATCACATTAGTTCTGCCCATAAACTGCTGGATTATCGAAATTTTCGCCAGCTGGCAAACTATCAAGTTTGGATTCCGTTTCATTTTTTACCAGGGAATGAGGGACTGGCCGCTCACCAGAACCCCAATGGCACCTTTATCAATAAATTAATTTGCCGCCCCAACAGCCATGTCGCCCAGGATATGTTGCGAGAATGTATCCAGCTTCACCAGACCCATCATGGTCTATATCGGCTGGGTATCGCCATGCATGTTTATGCCGATACTTGGGCTCACCAAGGGTTTGCAGGCGTTAACCACCAGGTCAATGAAGCCACCAAACTGATTGACGCCCGAGGCAACCTCGACCGCAAATTCACTAAAAAGGTCAAAGCCTACTTCAAAAAGAATCTGGTCGACAATCTCACAGGCCATCTGCTCAGCGAAGTCTTTCCCCTGGGACATGGAGCGGTCTTAGGGCATCCCGACAAGCCGTTTCTGAAATGGGGCTATACCAACGGTCTCAACGAGAAAATTATCCGAAACAATCCGACAGACTATCTTGAAGCCGCCGATCATATGTGTCAGTGGTTGCGACGCTACCGATTGGGGGATCCGAATGCCCTCGTCCCCGGACTGCCTGCAGCGGATAAAGCTGTAATTGCTGAATACTTACAATCCATTACCCATAAGGATAATGAGGTGCGGTATCGGCAGTGGCTCGACTTAATCAACCAGGGGCGATTTAGTTTCGGCAGTGCCCATCTGTCCTATATCCATAAAGGCATCGGTTCTTGGAAACATAATGCGATCGGCACCGAAGCTTTTCTAGATACGGGTGAAGAAATCTTTCAGTATTACCCCAGTTTTCTAGAAAGCCATTGGAAACGGTTCCACGAAGCCTTAATCGCCCATCGCTCCTATATTGTTGATACCTTGCTTCCCCAGTACAACATTCATGTTGGGGGGAATAAAGCCGTTAAACTAACCCGCTGA
- the fghA gene encoding S-formylglutathione hydrolase produces the protein MSVSFTCRQETVCFGGTMGFYSHDSQTCRTPMNFAVYQPPQAETGRVPVLYFLSGLTCTEENFVTKAGAQRYAAEYGVMLVAPDTSPRDGETPGAEEDWDLGTGAGFYVNAMADPWAKHYHMYDYVVEELPALIAQFFPANPERQSVCGHSMGGHGALVCGLRNRDRYRSISAFAPIVAPTRCPWGHKIFSNYLGVDMETWKQYDACELVHHYQDDRPLLVDQGTADSFLEEQLRPHLLQEACEQAQRPLTLRMQPGYDHSYYFIASFIGDHIKFHAEYLCS, from the coding sequence ATGTCAGTATCGTTCACCTGCCGCCAGGAGACTGTCTGCTTTGGCGGCACCATGGGATTCTACAGCCATGACTCCCAAACCTGCCGCACCCCCATGAATTTTGCCGTCTATCAGCCTCCCCAAGCTGAAACAGGCCGAGTTCCCGTGCTTTATTTTTTATCGGGACTCACCTGCACAGAAGAGAATTTTGTCACCAAGGCGGGTGCCCAGCGATATGCGGCTGAGTATGGCGTGATGCTAGTGGCTCCTGATACCAGTCCGCGGGATGGCGAAACCCCTGGAGCAGAAGAGGATTGGGATTTAGGGACCGGGGCAGGGTTTTATGTGAATGCAATGGCGGATCCTTGGGCCAAGCACTATCACATGTATGACTATGTTGTAGAAGAGTTACCAGCACTAATTGCCCAATTTTTCCCGGCAAATCCAGAGCGGCAGAGTGTGTGTGGTCATTCCATGGGCGGCCATGGGGCCTTAGTCTGTGGGTTACGGAATCGCGATCGCTATCGGTCCATTTCTGCCTTTGCTCCCATTGTGGCTCCGACTCGCTGCCCCTGGGGCCATAAGATCTTCTCCAATTATTTGGGCGTGGATATGGAAACTTGGAAGCAATACGATGCCTGTGAGTTGGTGCATCACTACCAAGATGATCGCCCTTTGCTAGTAGATCAAGGCACAGCAGACTCTTTTCTTGAAGAACAGTTGCGACCTCACTTGCTGCAAGAAGCCTGTGAGCAGGCCCAGCGTCCCTTAACCCTGAGAATGCAGCCGGGCTATGACCATAGCTACTATTTCATCGCCAGTTTTATCGGCGATCACATCAAATTCCATGCCGAATATCTGTGTTCGTGA
- a CDS encoding phycobiliprotein lyase, translated as MDIQAFIQQSCGRWFTQRTCHQMGNLSSEAQSAQLWMEQLSLEDSAVLELCNAAEVDPTVAQCAARISWKEQGFQVQPQETGELLLVALSNTPHQGEILQQVGSAPLMRLNFQIDGDQRLILTGTQDQLHLEERVWFASPNLRLRISLLKQANQLYQATWYSEVRMGVLPEPAPEELPHAASTK; from the coding sequence ATGGACATCCAGGCATTTATTCAACAAAGTTGCGGCCGATGGTTTACGCAGCGCACATGCCATCAGATGGGAAATTTATCCTCTGAGGCCCAATCGGCGCAGCTTTGGATGGAACAACTGAGCTTGGAAGATAGCGCTGTTTTGGAGTTGTGCAACGCTGCCGAAGTTGATCCAACGGTGGCTCAATGTGCCGCTAGAATTTCTTGGAAAGAACAGGGGTTTCAGGTTCAACCTCAAGAAACGGGGGAGTTGTTGTTGGTCGCCCTATCAAACACACCCCATCAAGGAGAAATTCTGCAACAAGTGGGTTCAGCTCCTTTGATGCGACTCAATTTTCAAATTGATGGTGATCAGAGACTGATCCTCACGGGAACCCAAGATCAATTGCATTTGGAGGAACGGGTATGGTTCGCCAGCCCTAATTTGCGTTTACGCATCAGTCTATTAAAACAGGCGAATCAACTATATCAAGCGACTTGGTATTCTGAAGTGCGGATGGGAGTTTTACCCGAACCTGCGCCCGAAGAACTACCCCATGCCGCCTCAACCAAGTAA